Proteins co-encoded in one Natronorubrum daqingense genomic window:
- a CDS encoding ABC transporter substrate-binding protein, with amino-acid sequence MEPAGVDGQTRRAVLATSAAVGSVAVAGCISGSEREASDETGDTDPYTVSMAPVGEVTFDAVPENVFVTFPQYADMMVALGHGEAANTLFSPDMAGSTMDAFYDHLEGVDLEWEGLSNPLEQGLVEEELYELDSDVHFLDPSYVLTTGGDWEEADLDEIAETIGPWIGNFHSGVHSEPAEAYTDDYEYYTLWELFERVAAVFRERERYEALEDVYDDLRSHIESTLPPENDRPTAARVTLEGEEFYTYHLNESGFWQADTRPLGARDALETFEWSDDWGVLDYEAMAEADPDVILHLWGITPDYSIESVRERLADHPIGSDLSAVQDDRVVAGGMRYQGPIMNLFQLEMTAKQLYPDHFGEWPGHTTAEPYPEIPTDEQLFDRQRVANIVTGSL; translated from the coding sequence AAGCGAACGCGAGGCGTCGGACGAAACCGGTGACACCGACCCGTATACGGTGTCGATGGCCCCCGTTGGGGAGGTAACGTTCGACGCCGTACCGGAGAACGTCTTCGTCACGTTCCCACAGTACGCAGATATGATGGTCGCCCTCGGTCACGGCGAGGCGGCGAACACCCTTTTTTCTCCCGACATGGCGGGGTCAACGATGGACGCGTTCTACGACCACCTCGAGGGGGTCGACCTCGAGTGGGAGGGGCTGTCGAATCCGCTCGAGCAGGGACTCGTCGAGGAAGAACTCTACGAACTCGACAGCGACGTCCACTTCCTCGATCCGTCCTACGTGCTGACGACCGGAGGCGACTGGGAGGAGGCCGACCTCGACGAGATCGCCGAAACGATCGGGCCGTGGATCGGCAACTTCCACAGCGGGGTCCACAGCGAGCCGGCGGAGGCCTACACCGACGACTACGAGTACTACACGCTCTGGGAACTCTTCGAGCGGGTCGCCGCAGTGTTTCGAGAACGCGAACGCTACGAAGCCCTCGAGGACGTGTACGACGACCTTCGATCGCACATCGAGTCGACGCTCCCGCCCGAGAACGACCGACCGACCGCCGCGCGAGTCACCCTCGAAGGCGAGGAGTTCTACACGTACCACCTCAACGAGTCCGGCTTCTGGCAAGCGGACACGCGTCCACTTGGGGCACGCGACGCCCTCGAGACGTTCGAGTGGTCTGACGATTGGGGCGTCCTCGACTACGAAGCGATGGCCGAGGCCGATCCAGACGTCATCCTCCATCTGTGGGGGATCACACCGGACTACTCCATCGAGAGTGTTCGCGAACGACTCGCGGACCATCCCATCGGCAGCGACTTGAGCGCGGTCCAAGACGACCGCGTCGTCGCCGGCGGGATGCGCTATCAAGGACCGATCATGAACCTCTTCCAACTCGAGATGACCGCGAAACAACTCTATCCCGACCATTTCGGCGAGTGGCCCGGCCACACGACTGCCGAGCCCTATCCCGAGATTCCGACCGACGAACAGTTGTTCGACCGCCAGCGCGTCGCGAACATTGTCACCGGGTCATTATGA